A region of Cucumis melo cultivar AY chromosome 2, USDA_Cmelo_AY_1.0, whole genome shotgun sequence DNA encodes the following proteins:
- the LOC103494099 gene encoding dirigent protein 22-like, producing the protein MATKTMTIPLCLILLSFGVSSTTATKSYAKDIDPKSLKLNNKQHQKLTHLHLYWHDTVSGAKPSSVAVLPPRNNVTEFGQVNMFDNPLTAGPELGSQLVGQSQGFYAGAAQDQIGLLMAMNFAFTHGKYKGSSFTVLGRNPISDGVREMPVVGGSGKFRFGSGYALAKTHYLDPVTFDAVVEYNVYVLHY; encoded by the coding sequence TTCCTTTGTGTTTAATTTTGCTGTCATTTGGCGTAAGTTCTACCACAGCAACCAAATCCTATGCAAAAGACATCGACCCAAAATCCTTAAAACTCAACAACAAACAACACCAAAAACTTACACATCTTCATCTTTATTGGCACGACACCGTCAGCGGCGCCAAACCCTCCAGCGTCGCAGTTCTTCCGCCGCGCAACAACGTCACCGAGTTCGGTCAAGTCAACATGTTTGACAACCCTTTGACCGCGGGCCCTGAATTGGGCTCGCAATTGGTGGGCCAATCTCAAGGCTTCTATGCAGGAGCGGCCCAAGATCAAATTGGACTTTTGATGGCTATGAACTTTGCTTTTACTCATGGGAAATATAAAGGTAGTTCCTTTACTGTGCTTGGCCGGAATCCCATCTCCGACGGCGTGAGGGAAATGCCGGTGGTTGGAGGAAGTGGTAAGTTTAGATTTGGAAGTGGCTATGCTTTGGCGAAAACTCATTATTTAGATCCTGTCACGTTTGATGCTGTTGTTGAATACAATGTTTATGTGTTGcattattga